A single region of the Opitutus sp. genome encodes:
- the glgA gene encoding glycogen synthase GlgA — MRPLRILFVTPEVEPFVKVGGLADMTGALPKELAALGHDVRIVCPAYGSVKIHGPRTARPDPLGVDVGTEAHWARTWETTLPGGKVPVYLLEHDGFFARHEVYSGPWGSHADNDLRYAFLCRGALALCQQLDWIPDVVHGHDWTTGLLPVYLNTTLKDTPLGRVASVFTIHNLEHQGYADRRVLDFARLPASEFRADSVESTGAVNMLKAGLYHSTKLTTVSPTYAEEIKTPAGGWGLDAVLRYRAGDLVGILNGIDTGAWNPATDKFIPAHYSAENLAGKAACKAALQAKLGLAIDPHIAVFGVVARFANQKGLDLLAEALPHIADRMHVQFAILGAGDPGLEHTFRWAAKQYPGKVGVYIGYDNELSHLIQAGADCFVMPSRAEPCGLTQMYAMRYGTVPLARATGGLIDTVEQYVEGTNKGTGFLFSDATAPALYNTVGWACATYYDKPQEFAQLRRNGMAQDFSWKTNAGRYVEIYRWAAEQRTGEKLV, encoded by the coding sequence GTGCGCCCCCTTCGAATCCTATTTGTCACACCCGAAGTTGAACCGTTCGTCAAAGTCGGCGGTCTCGCCGACATGACCGGCGCCTTACCCAAGGAGCTCGCCGCGCTGGGCCACGATGTGCGCATCGTCTGCCCGGCCTACGGCTCGGTAAAGATCCACGGCCCACGCACCGCGCGTCCCGATCCGCTCGGGGTGGATGTGGGCACCGAGGCGCATTGGGCGCGCACCTGGGAAACGACCCTGCCCGGCGGCAAGGTCCCGGTCTACCTGCTCGAGCACGACGGCTTTTTTGCCCGCCACGAGGTCTATTCCGGCCCGTGGGGTTCGCATGCCGACAACGACCTGCGCTACGCCTTCCTGTGTCGCGGCGCACTCGCGCTGTGCCAACAACTCGACTGGATCCCCGACGTGGTCCACGGCCACGATTGGACCACCGGCCTGTTGCCCGTCTACCTCAACACCACGCTCAAGGATACGCCGCTGGGACGCGTGGCCTCGGTTTTCACCATCCACAATTTGGAACACCAGGGCTACGCCGACCGCCGAGTGCTCGACTTCGCCCGCCTGCCCGCCTCCGAGTTCCGCGCCGACAGCGTCGAGTCCACCGGAGCGGTTAACATGTTAAAGGCCGGCCTGTACCACTCGACCAAACTCACCACGGTGAGCCCGACCTACGCCGAAGAGATCAAGACGCCCGCCGGCGGCTGGGGCCTGGATGCCGTGTTGCGTTACCGTGCTGGCGACCTGGTCGGCATCCTCAACGGCATCGACACGGGCGCCTGGAACCCGGCGACCGACAAGTTCATCCCCGCGCACTACAGCGCCGAAAACCTCGCGGGCAAAGCGGCGTGCAAAGCCGCGTTGCAGGCCAAGCTCGGGCTGGCGATCGACCCGCACATCGCGGTGTTCGGCGTGGTCGCGCGCTTCGCCAACCAAAAGGGCCTGGACCTGCTGGCCGAGGCGCTGCCGCACATCGCCGACCGCATGCACGTGCAATTTGCCATCCTCGGCGCCGGTGATCCCGGGCTGGAACACACCTTCCGCTGGGCCGCCAAGCAGTATCCGGGAAAAGTGGGCGTTTACATCGGCTACGACAACGAGCTCTCGCACCTGATTCAAGCGGGCGCCGACTGCTTCGTCATGCCCAGCCGCGCCGAACCCTGCGGCTTAACCCAGATGTATGCGATGCGCTATGGCACCGTACCGCTGGCCCGCGCCACGGGCGGCTTGATCGACACCGTCGAGCAGTACGTCGAAGGCACGAACAAGGGCACCGGCTTCCTCTTTAGCGACGCCACCGCCCCCGCGCTCTACAACACCGTGGGCTGGGCCTGCGCGACCTATTACGACAAGCCCCAGGAGTTCGCCCAGCTGCGCCGCAACGGCATGGCGCAAGACTTCAGCTGGAAAACCAACGCCGGTCGCTACGTCGAAATCTACCGCTGGGCCGCCGAGCAGCGCACCGGCGAAAAGCTGGTTTGA
- a CDS encoding TerC family protein, with protein sequence MEWLLDPQIWVSLLTLTALEIVLGIDNIIFISILAGKLPPEQQAKARQWGLSLALITRILLLCSITWLMKLTADLFTLPILNEGISGKDLILLVGGLFLIGKSVVEVHEKLEGADGHANPVGRGAQFSRVIVQILLLDIVFSLDSVITAVGMADNLGVMITAVVIALGVMLAFAGAISDFVNRHPTLKMLALSFLILIGVTLVGEALGQHIPKGYIYFSMAFAFGVEMLNLRLRTKSEPVQLHSPLK encoded by the coding sequence ATGGAATGGCTACTTGATCCGCAAATCTGGGTTTCCCTGCTCACGCTCACCGCGCTCGAAATCGTGCTGGGCATCGACAACATCATCTTCATTTCAATCCTGGCCGGAAAATTGCCGCCCGAGCAGCAGGCCAAGGCCCGTCAGTGGGGCCTGTCGCTGGCACTCATCACCCGTATTCTGCTCCTGTGCAGCATCACGTGGCTGATGAAGCTCACGGCCGATTTGTTCACTCTGCCGATTTTGAACGAGGGCATTTCGGGCAAAGACCTCATCCTGCTCGTCGGTGGTTTGTTCCTGATCGGCAAGAGCGTGGTCGAGGTTCACGAGAAGCTTGAGGGCGCCGATGGCCACGCCAACCCTGTTGGGCGCGGAGCCCAGTTTTCCCGCGTGATCGTGCAAATCCTACTGCTCGACATCGTATTCTCGCTCGACTCGGTGATCACCGCGGTAGGCATGGCGGATAATCTCGGGGTCATGATCACCGCCGTGGTTATTGCCCTAGGCGTGATGCTGGCCTTCGCCGGGGCGATCAGCGATTTCGTCAATCGCCACCCGACGCTCAAGATGCTGGCGCTGTCGTTCTTGATTTTGATCGGTGTGACCCTGGTGGGCGAAGCACTCGGTCAGCACATTCCCAAGGGCTACATTTACTTCTCCATGGCCTTCGCCTTCGGTGTTGAAATGCTCAACCTGCGCCTGCGCACCAAGAGCGAGCCGGTCCAGTTGCACTCACCGCTGAAGTGA
- a CDS encoding AEC family transporter — MPTYWQLLLLVLPVFILIALGAVMRRLRWLSPEADASLLKLVMGFLYPCLIFENVLSNAALRQPGNLLFAPLMGFVTIAMGIYIGYYVGRLLGLTVGEGLRTFAFSTGIYNFGYVAIPLMVALFKESSLGVLLVHNVGCEAAIWSVGILMLAGLSLREGWRKLINAPVLALLAAVLGNLLDLGRFMPAVATNVIHVSAACAVPIGLLLIGATLMEYLGRPRELFDLRVTLGSSVLRLGVLPLLFLVMAKFLPLPDDLKRVMIVQAAMPAGVMPLVIAQHYGGRPLTAVQIVIGTTALGIFLIPLWLRLGLMWIGV; from the coding sequence CTGCCCACGTATTGGCAATTGTTGCTGCTGGTTCTGCCCGTTTTCATCCTGATCGCGCTCGGGGCGGTCATGCGCCGCCTGCGTTGGCTCTCGCCCGAGGCCGACGCCAGCCTGCTCAAGCTGGTCATGGGGTTTCTCTACCCGTGCCTGATTTTTGAGAACGTGTTGAGCAACGCCGCGCTGCGCCAGCCGGGCAACCTGTTGTTCGCGCCGCTGATGGGTTTTGTCACCATCGCGATGGGTATTTACATTGGTTATTACGTGGGCCGCCTGCTTGGGCTCACCGTCGGCGAAGGCCTGCGCACCTTCGCGTTTTCCACCGGCATCTACAACTTCGGCTACGTGGCGATTCCGCTCATGGTGGCGCTGTTTAAGGAGAGCAGCCTAGGCGTGTTGCTGGTGCACAACGTCGGCTGCGAGGCCGCCATTTGGTCGGTGGGCATTCTCATGCTCGCGGGGCTTTCGCTGCGCGAGGGTTGGCGCAAGCTCATCAACGCTCCGGTGCTCGCGCTTCTCGCTGCGGTGCTGGGCAACCTGCTCGACCTCGGCCGGTTCATGCCCGCCGTCGCCACCAATGTCATACACGTGAGCGCGGCGTGCGCGGTGCCCATTGGCCTGCTGCTGATCGGGGCCACCCTGATGGAATACCTGGGGCGCCCGCGTGAACTGTTCGACCTGCGTGTTACCCTGGGTTCGAGTGTGCTGCGGCTCGGAGTTTTGCCTTTGCTGTTTCTGGTCATGGCGAAGTTCCTGCCGCTGCCCGATGATTTGAAGCGCGTGATGATCGTGCAGGCGGCGATGCCGGCCGGGGTCATGCCGCTGGTGATTGCGCAGCATTACGGCGGCCGACCGCTCACCGCCGTGCAGATCGTGATCGGCACGACTGCGCTGGGGATTTTCCTCATTCCGCTCTGGCTGCGCCTCGGGCTGATGTGGATCGGGGTGTAG
- a CDS encoding NAD(P)/FAD-dependent oxidoreductase, with translation MALTSTRVIVIGGGAAGFFAAIACAEANPAVRVVLYEATAHPLAKVRISGGGRCNVTHACPEPRDLVKRYPRGGRELLGPFNRFGPRETIAWFSKRGVELKTESDGRMFPVTDDSGTIVDCLRRTADQAGVKVFTTMGVRRIERVEPAEGEASGAPLGKVFRVEFTDNSVGEFDRVLIATGGTKGSAGQLIAAELGHTIETPVPSLFTFHIDDARIRGLEGLSVPAAATSVQGTQLKDSGGLLITHWGMSGPAILKLSAWGARQLAERGYQFTLVVSWAEGRTVAQTMETLVAARLANLKKQIATWNPFALPARLWERLIIAAGLKPETVWTSVSNASLLTLAGQVAAAAFTVEGKSLNKDEFVTCGGVQLREVDFKTMESRVCPGLHFAGEVLNIDGITGGFNFQAAWTTGWLAGQAMAADA, from the coding sequence ATGGCTTTGACTTCTACTCGGGTGATCGTGATCGGCGGCGGTGCCGCGGGCTTTTTCGCGGCGATTGCCTGCGCTGAGGCCAACCCGGCCGTGCGCGTCGTGCTTTACGAGGCAACCGCCCACCCGCTGGCCAAGGTGCGCATCTCCGGCGGCGGTCGCTGCAACGTCACCCACGCCTGCCCCGAACCGCGGGACCTAGTGAAACGTTACCCGCGCGGCGGCCGCGAGCTGCTCGGGCCGTTCAACCGCTTCGGCCCGCGCGAAACCATCGCTTGGTTCTCCAAGCGCGGCGTCGAACTCAAAACCGAATCCGACGGGCGCATGTTTCCCGTGACCGACGACTCCGGCACCATTGTGGACTGCTTGCGCCGCACCGCCGATCAGGCCGGCGTGAAGGTTTTTACCACCATGGGCGTGCGCCGCATCGAGCGCGTCGAACCGGCCGAGGGCGAGGCTTCGGGTGCTCCCTTGGGCAAGGTTTTCCGCGTTGAGTTTACCGACAACTCAGTGGGCGAGTTCGACCGCGTGCTCATCGCCACCGGCGGCACCAAGGGCTCCGCCGGCCAGCTCATCGCCGCCGAGCTCGGCCACACCATCGAAACACCGGTGCCGTCCCTCTTCACCTTCCATATCGACGATGCGCGTATCCGTGGTTTGGAGGGGCTGAGCGTTCCCGCCGCGGCCACGTCCGTGCAGGGAACGCAGCTCAAGGATTCCGGCGGGCTGCTCATCACGCACTGGGGCATGAGCGGGCCGGCCATCCTCAAGCTCTCGGCGTGGGGTGCGCGGCAACTCGCCGAGCGCGGCTATCAATTTACCCTGGTGGTTTCCTGGGCCGAGGGGCGCACGGTCGCGCAGACCATGGAGACGCTGGTGGCCGCCCGTTTGGCCAACCTTAAAAAACAAATCGCCACTTGGAACCCGTTCGCGCTGCCCGCGCGCCTGTGGGAGCGCTTGATCATCGCCGCCGGCCTCAAGCCCGAGACGGTCTGGACCTCGGTGTCGAACGCCTCGCTGCTGACCCTCGCCGGCCAGGTGGCGGCGGCCGCCTTCACCGTCGAAGGCAAGAGCCTCAACAAGGATGAGTTCGTGACGTGCGGCGGCGTGCAGTTGCGCGAAGTGGATTTCAAGACGATGGAGAGCCGCGTGTGCCCAGGCCTGCATTTCGCTGGCGAGGTGCTCAACATCGACGGCATCACGGGCGGGTTTAACTTCCAGGCGGCGTGGACAACCGGCTGGCTGGCGGGGCAGGCGATGGCGGCAGACGCGTAA
- a CDS encoding Spy/CpxP family protein refolding chaperone → MKNPSKILLVVCLLAFGSTAPVLRAEDNAASEGKKERPKGNPGEKMKKELGLTDAQAEQMKAIHEEAREQLKAIKENESLSMEEKKAAAKKIFEANKAKADALLSPEQKAKFEKMREHMKERRGDKDGPGGPEGPGGKGGKGEKGEKHGNRGVQ, encoded by the coding sequence ATGAAAAACCCCAGTAAGATCCTTCTCGTTGTTTGCCTTCTCGCCTTTGGTTCAACCGCCCCGGTGCTTCGCGCTGAGGACAATGCCGCGTCCGAGGGCAAAAAGGAGCGTCCCAAGGGTAATCCTGGCGAGAAGATGAAGAAGGAGCTCGGGCTCACCGACGCCCAGGCTGAGCAGATGAAGGCGATTCACGAAGAGGCGCGCGAACAGCTGAAGGCGATCAAGGAAAATGAATCCCTGTCCATGGAGGAAAAAAAGGCGGCTGCTAAGAAGATTTTTGAGGCCAACAAGGCCAAGGCGGACGCGCTCCTCAGCCCTGAGCAGAAGGCCAAATTTGAAAAAATGCGCGAACACATGAAAGAGCGGCGCGGCGACAAGGACGGCCCCGGCGGCCCTGAGGGTCCCGGCGGAAAAGGTGGAAAAGGCGAAAAGGGCGAAAAGCACGGCAATCGGGGTGTGCAATAA
- a CDS encoding HDOD domain-containing protein, producing MFLSSHPADEWLSVASELPMAPAIFSRLSTLLTKPSTTLEDVVDTVQLDPILTARIVRVANSPLYQRDEPVVAITEAIAYIGTQETSQIVGVMVASQLCAPGLPHYKIDSDAL from the coding sequence GTGTTCTTATCCAGCCACCCCGCTGACGAATGGCTCTCAGTCGCCTCGGAGCTACCGATGGCCCCGGCGATATTTTCAAGGTTAAGCACCCTGCTGACCAAGCCCAGCACCACCCTCGAGGACGTCGTCGACACCGTGCAGCTCGATCCGATCCTGACGGCGCGCATCGTGCGGGTGGCCAACTCGCCGCTATACCAGCGCGACGAACCGGTGGTGGCGATCACCGAAGCCATCGCCTACATCGGCACCCAAGAGACCTCGCAAATCGTCGGCGTGATGGTGGCCAGCCAGCTTTGCGCCCCGGGCTTGCCGCACTACAAAATCGACTCCGACGCGCTTTGA
- a CDS encoding HDOD domain-containing protein: protein MSSAVAARLLAARVGLPEGECYTIALLRGIGWLVLERFAEKNALPIPDQVLDDPASVAKWERQVFGLSAAEAALRVLKLWNFAPPAVAALRRLGKRPYTDPTTALLAIANAIGDRLGLGLEVERGRWIITPQLLKVVGLDPERVEEIVHETQGEMEKLRKIVVHSTLPAADGHKSGEPSKP, encoded by the coding sequence GTGAGCTCGGCGGTGGCGGCACGCCTGCTCGCCGCACGCGTGGGATTACCGGAGGGCGAATGCTACACCATCGCCCTGTTGCGCGGCATCGGCTGGCTGGTGCTGGAGCGCTTCGCGGAGAAGAACGCGCTGCCGATTCCCGACCAAGTCCTCGATGATCCGGCAAGCGTCGCCAAATGGGAGCGCCAGGTTTTTGGCCTGAGCGCAGCGGAGGCCGCACTGCGCGTTTTGAAGTTATGGAATTTCGCCCCGCCCGCGGTCGCCGCTCTGCGCCGCCTGGGCAAACGCCCTTACACCGACCCGACGACGGCCCTCTTGGCCATCGCCAACGCGATCGGCGACCGCCTGGGCCTCGGACTCGAAGTCGAACGCGGCCGCTGGATCATCACTCCCCAATTGCTCAAAGTCGTCGGCCTGGATCCCGAGCGCGTCGAGGAGATTGTCCATGAGACGCAGGGCGAGATGGAAAAGCTGCGCAAGATCGTGGTGCATTCCACGCTGCCCGCTGCGGATGGGCACAAGTCTGGTGAGCCGAGCAAGCCGTGA
- a CDS encoding PAS domain-containing protein, whose protein sequence is MNVRPIPPLSEAREFNANEIFFSTTDAKGVILCGNDVFARVSGFSKAELYGQPHNIIRHPDMPRAAFALLWANLHQGRPFAGYVKNMAKDGRFYWVFVVAVAASHHRYLSVRFKPTTALLGQVEGLYKAMLACEKETLAAGGTEKEAVAASLKVALGALAGLGFNDYDSFSQLALSQEMSARKPFASTGVPAFNRIAALFRHLQGFVELNQGLQQKAATVLSIAEGFRLHSVNVNITADHFGEMGKGLGIVAGFLGDCSGQMAKGTDALHRHIDEVVRLTEVVNAQISVAHLQMEMILFCQAEQAAKPGSGDPAEIQVLEECFAASSEGALRAMESLRGMMPHLCEDRESITRTALIIEMTQVLGNTETARIPKSSALVSMFAEFRTKMAATRDQLDELSRVIDRIGEITVLAKSA, encoded by the coding sequence ATGAATGTCCGCCCCATCCCGCCCCTCTCTGAGGCCAGAGAGTTTAACGCCAACGAAATCTTCTTCTCCACCACCGACGCGAAGGGCGTCATCCTTTGCGGTAACGATGTTTTTGCGCGGGTGAGCGGCTTCAGCAAGGCGGAGCTCTACGGCCAGCCGCACAACATCATTCGGCACCCCGACATGCCGCGGGCCGCGTTTGCCCTGCTTTGGGCCAATCTTCATCAGGGGCGCCCGTTCGCGGGCTACGTTAAAAACATGGCCAAAGACGGCCGGTTTTACTGGGTGTTCGTCGTCGCCGTCGCCGCAAGTCATCACCGCTACCTGTCGGTCCGCTTCAAGCCCACCACGGCCCTGCTCGGCCAGGTTGAGGGGCTTTATAAGGCCATGCTGGCTTGCGAGAAGGAAACCCTGGCCGCCGGCGGAACCGAAAAAGAGGCCGTGGCCGCCAGCCTCAAAGTGGCCCTCGGCGCCCTCGCGGGGCTTGGTTTCAACGACTACGATTCCTTTTCCCAGCTGGCGTTGAGTCAGGAGATGAGCGCTCGCAAGCCCTTTGCCTCCACCGGGGTGCCGGCGTTTAACCGCATCGCCGCTCTGTTTCGGCACCTGCAGGGCTTCGTTGAGCTTAATCAAGGGCTGCAACAAAAGGCGGCCACCGTTCTTTCCATCGCCGAGGGTTTCCGGCTGCACTCGGTCAACGTCAACATCACCGCCGACCACTTTGGCGAAATGGGCAAAGGCTTGGGGATCGTGGCCGGTTTCCTCGGCGACTGCTCCGGCCAGATGGCCAAGGGCACTGACGCACTTCACCGGCACATCGATGAGGTCGTGCGCTTGACCGAGGTGGTGAACGCCCAGATTTCCGTAGCGCATCTGCAAATGGAGATGATCCTTTTCTGTCAGGCCGAGCAGGCGGCTAAACCAGGCTCGGGCGACCCAGCGGAGATACAAGTGCTGGAGGAGTGTTTTGCCGCCAGCAGCGAGGGCGCGCTCCGGGCGATGGAGTCGCTGCGCGGCATGATGCCGCATTTATGCGAAGACCGGGAGTCGATCACGCGGACCGCACTCATCATCGAGATGACCCAGGTGTTGGGTAACACCGAAACCGCGCGTATTCCCAAAAGCTCGGCGCTAGTGAGCATGTTTGCCGAGTTTCGTACCAAGATGGCCGCAACCCGAGACCAGCTCGACGAACTGTCGCGGGTCATCGACCGGATCGGCGAGATTACGGTGCTAGCCAAGTCGGCCTAA
- the ltrA gene encoding group II intron reverse transcriptase/maturase, translating to MSSVTETTDESSRYLNGEACKDRKRQSRKDVGPKSLISDQHVGGVSGGGGVGKVVRLSGETCGGGASCDASTTGTSAAKPRKAGRAVAGVGDLHSSDDLADIKTAGERREGTCSHASQSGKGPDDGWGDELWIKTSPKVRKLQRVLYRKAKAEPHWRFYSLYGELYRQDILSDALDQVIANDGVPGVDGFEVETLVKNEAYRAAWLLALAEEMRTKTYRPSPVLRVYIWKDQARTKRRALGIPTVKDRVVQSAAAIVLQPIWEADFHDHSYAYRPKRRTHQAMDKVKEALLSGKVEVVDADLSSYFDMIPHRELLQLVAKRVSDGSVLRLIKTWLRAPIVEEDRDTGCRKVSANRCGTPQGGVISPLLANLYLNDLDHAVNEKCEQKPTMVRYADDLLILCKPGQGAGLQTRLKRWLEARKLKLNEEKTRLVDTRKEGFEFLGFSVAWRQGMKSKRRYPHVEPSAKSLAKLRDKVRMELDVRTRNQPAVAVVRKVNQITRGWATAFHYGNSTHVFSNQQAFVRNRLRRWLWRKYSRTHGLFEFFTDDRLHGQYKLWHWPLAAAWKQ from the coding sequence ATGAGCTCCGTTACCGAAACAACCGACGAGTCCAGCCGCTACCTGAACGGTGAAGCCTGCAAGGATCGGAAAAGGCAGTCTCGCAAAGACGTAGGACCTAAATCGTTGATTTCCGATCAACACGTCGGCGGAGTCAGCGGGGGCGGCGGGGTGGGAAAGGTCGTTAGGTTAAGTGGTGAGACCTGCGGCGGTGGGGCGTCTTGCGATGCCTCAACCACCGGCACAAGCGCGGCAAAACCTCGTAAGGCCGGACGGGCCGTGGCAGGAGTCGGAGACCTCCATAGTAGTGATGATCTAGCGGACATTAAAACCGCCGGGGAGCGAAGGGAGGGCACTTGTTCCCACGCATCACAGAGCGGCAAAGGACCCGACGATGGCTGGGGTGATGAACTCTGGATAAAAACGTCACCGAAGGTTCGGAAGCTGCAACGTGTGCTATATCGGAAAGCAAAAGCGGAGCCGCATTGGCGGTTCTATAGTTTGTATGGAGAGCTGTATCGGCAGGACATTCTGTCGGATGCGCTCGATCAGGTGATCGCCAATGACGGCGTGCCGGGAGTGGACGGGTTCGAGGTGGAAACGCTCGTAAAGAACGAAGCCTATCGGGCGGCATGGCTGCTTGCGCTGGCGGAGGAAATGCGAACGAAAACCTACCGACCCAGTCCGGTCCTGCGCGTCTATATATGGAAGGATCAGGCCAGGACCAAACGTCGTGCGCTGGGCATCCCCACGGTAAAAGACCGTGTGGTGCAAAGTGCGGCGGCGATCGTGTTGCAACCCATCTGGGAGGCGGACTTCCATGACCACTCCTACGCCTACCGGCCGAAACGCCGGACCCATCAGGCGATGGACAAAGTTAAAGAGGCCCTGCTGAGCGGAAAGGTGGAGGTGGTGGACGCGGATTTATCGAGCTACTTCGATATGATCCCGCACCGCGAACTCCTGCAATTGGTGGCCAAACGGGTGAGCGATGGGAGCGTGTTGCGTTTAATAAAAACGTGGCTGCGCGCACCCATCGTGGAAGAGGACCGGGACACGGGGTGCCGCAAGGTGAGCGCGAACCGGTGTGGCACGCCACAAGGCGGAGTTATATCGCCTCTGCTGGCGAACCTCTACCTCAACGACCTCGATCATGCGGTGAATGAGAAGTGCGAACAAAAGCCGACGATGGTGCGTTACGCCGACGACCTCCTGATCCTGTGCAAACCGGGTCAAGGGGCGGGGCTGCAAACGCGACTGAAACGGTGGCTGGAGGCACGTAAGTTAAAGCTCAACGAAGAGAAAACCCGACTGGTGGATACACGAAAGGAAGGCTTTGAGTTCCTCGGTTTTTCCGTCGCATGGCGGCAAGGCATGAAGAGCAAACGAAGGTATCCGCACGTGGAACCCAGTGCGAAAAGTCTGGCCAAGTTACGCGACAAAGTGCGGATGGAGCTAGATGTGCGAACGCGCAACCAACCGGCGGTGGCGGTGGTCCGCAAGGTCAACCAAATCACTCGCGGTTGGGCGACGGCGTTTCATTACGGCAACAGCACGCACGTGTTTAGTAACCAGCAGGCTTTTGTGCGCAACCGGTTGCGGCGGTGGCTGTGGCGAAAGTATAGCCGCACCCACGGACTCTTCGAGTTCTTCACCGACGACCGTTTGCATGGTCAATACAAACTATGGCACTGGCCGCTTGCGGCGGCTTGGAAGCAATGA
- a CDS encoding sigma 54-interacting transcriptional regulator — MDELRASMLRALEILHAVRALFALKPTLTRAEFGSFVRDALERLPELLALAWVPRVVGTQRALLEQTAREEGVADFALREIDPSGRLRSSEERSEYWPITYVEPMQANGQVLGLDLRANPCRRSALEHAALTGLPVATSPLRLAQLGQRRLGFLVVMSVGNEETATAGWVSAAFRVQGLVERIFAPLLARGIHLEISDVADESIPPFTAGDAVEAPAWRQVQDMPIAGRVWRFVFEPGPRFCANDPAWLARAAADLQRTNAILEQRVAARTADLETANRELREEAARREAAELALARADAQLSHLSEAESRQWGLAGLVGRSECFGRMLREVRAVQAVARTTVLLTGESGTGKELLARAIHYGSARATAPFVRVECATLLDEKAEVLLFGQERAPGIPEHRGYCELAEGGTLFFDEIGDLAPRLQARLLRVMEDGAYRRVGSEKSRTMSARVIAATHADLPAKIASGSFRQDLYYRLLHYHIAVPALRNRLEDVPLLAQHFVRTLSAELNRPAPRLRPDALQRLLAHNYPGNIRELKNTLERSIIYAGGDELGVEHIAFAPHAGTAPADAPQTDSGAHSKFLSDLPFNLAEAEAILVARALAVSGGNLSQAARLLGVNRASLYRWQDKMPPVDGATKAAVIR, encoded by the coding sequence ATGGACGAGTTGCGCGCATCGATGCTGCGTGCGCTGGAGATTTTGCACGCGGTGCGGGCGTTGTTTGCCTTAAAACCCACGCTCACCCGCGCCGAATTCGGGAGTTTTGTGCGCGATGCGTTGGAGCGGCTGCCCGAACTGCTCGCGCTGGCGTGGGTGCCGCGCGTGGTCGGCACCCAGCGCGCCCTGTTGGAACAGACCGCACGCGAGGAGGGCGTGGCGGACTTTGCGCTGCGTGAAATCGATCCCTCCGGGCGACTGCGCAGCAGCGAAGAGCGCTCCGAATATTGGCCGATCACCTACGTCGAGCCCATGCAGGCCAACGGTCAGGTGCTCGGCCTCGATTTGCGCGCTAATCCGTGTCGCCGCAGTGCGCTTGAACATGCCGCGCTCACCGGTCTGCCCGTAGCCACATCGCCGCTCCGGCTCGCGCAACTCGGCCAGCGCCGCCTTGGGTTTCTCGTGGTGATGAGTGTGGGCAACGAGGAAACGGCGACCGCGGGCTGGGTCTCGGCGGCCTTTCGCGTGCAAGGGCTGGTGGAGCGGATTTTCGCCCCCTTGCTCGCGCGCGGCATTCACCTGGAAATTAGCGACGTAGCCGATGAGTCGATACCGCCGTTTACCGCCGGCGACGCGGTCGAAGCCCCCGCCTGGCGGCAGGTGCAAGACATGCCCATTGCCGGCCGGGTTTGGCGTTTTGTTTTCGAGCCCGGCCCCCGCTTTTGTGCCAACGATCCGGCCTGGCTGGCCCGCGCGGCCGCCGACTTACAGCGCACCAACGCAATCCTTGAACAGCGCGTCGCGGCCCGCACCGCCGACCTCGAGACCGCCAACCGAGAATTGCGCGAGGAAGCCGCACGGCGTGAAGCCGCCGAACTCGCCCTGGCGCGGGCCGACGCGCAGCTTTCCCACCTCTCGGAAGCCGAGTCGCGCCAGTGGGGGCTGGCCGGCCTGGTGGGGCGCAGCGAGTGTTTTGGCCGCATGCTGCGCGAGGTGCGGGCGGTGCAAGCCGTCGCTCGGACCACCGTGCTGCTCACCGGCGAAAGCGGCACCGGCAAAGAGCTGCTCGCCCGCGCCATTCATTACGGCAGCGCCCGGGCGACCGCGCCGTTTGTGCGGGTTGAATGCGCCACCCTGCTCGATGAAAAGGCCGAAGTGCTGCTCTTTGGCCAGGAACGCGCGCCGGGCATTCCTGAGCACCGCGGTTACTGCGAACTCGCCGAGGGCGGCACGCTTTTTTTCGACGAGATTGGTGACCTCGCGCCCCGGCTTCAGGCGCGGTTGCTGCGCGTCATGGAGGACGGCGCCTATCGGCGGGTCGGCTCCGAAAAATCGCGCACGATGAGCGCTCGAGTCATTGCCGCCACCCACGCCGACTTACCGGCCAAAATCGCCAGCGGCAGCTTCCGCCAAGACCTGTATTATCGGCTCCTGCATTATCACATCGCCGTGCCCGCGCTGCGCAACCGCCTCGAAGACGTGCCCCTGCTTGCCCAGCACTTCGTGCGCACGCTCTCGGCCGAACTCAATCGCCCCGCGCCCCGGTTGCGCCCCGACGCCCTGCAGCGCCTGCTGGCGCACAACTACCCCGGCAACATCCGCGAACTCAAAAACACGCTGGAGCGCTCCATCATTTATGCGGGCGGCGACGAGCTTGGCGTTGAGCACATCGCCTTCGCGCCCCACGCCGGAACCGCGCCCGCCGATGCGCCCCAGACCGACAGCGGAGCGCACAGCAAATTTTTGTCGGATCTCCCGTTCAACCTCGCTGAGGCCGAGGCGATTCTGGTGGCCCGCGCCCTCGCCGTTTCAGGCGGAAACCTCTCGCAAGCGGCGCGCCTCCTCGGGGTCAACCGGGCCAGCCTCTACCGCTGGCAGGATAAAATGCCCCCGGTGGACGGTGCGACCAAGGCCGCCGTAATCCGTTGA